A region of Cryptococcus decagattii chromosome 3, complete sequence DNA encodes the following proteins:
- a CDS encoding eukaryotic translation initiation factor 3 subunit M, translating into MADCITIAPELSFKDQITELAAHLSRSLPNADNQVAVKEFVQGYENQVATEEGKDDVEDAKKKQVVKSIVDKFVELKGGLEAAKESEVESSHFLLQHVLSTTFDQASEEYVQAVKDVNEAVKKGAQETTKITRAEAASRVLKNTYNFLPSNSPIRTSTLLALMSLLASTLDLSALPLPTSTLLPALSSWSIPSSEKVSFLTTASGLYQSIGNLAKALELLTLALKESVEPTVVEKAVLLALAVPNRFELDDVLAVQGVKEQLGKVQGVAELFEGDEVEAIEKGKKWAAENVSLIEGAGIPGFTSETILRKLRLIALVALCAKSETRQLEYAPIAKALAIEESEVETWVIDAVRSKLIVARISQPQSLIRIQSISSVTASSRRFGPNEWQLLEKRLEQWKKSVNEARQVVEEAELVAQQGLGQQRRGGKRREEKKEKEEKEEKEEQE; encoded by the exons ATGGCCGATTGCATAACCATAGCTCCAGAGCTCTCCTTCAAGGACCAG ATCACAGAGCTCGCTGCTCACCTTTCTAGGTCATTGCCCAATGCCGACAACCAAGTCGCTGTGAAGGAGTTTGTGCAGGGATACGAAAACCAGGTGGCCAcagaggaagggaaggatgatgtggaagacgcgaagaagaagcaggtTGTGAAGAGCATTGTGGACAAGTTTGTCGAGTTGAAGGGTGGGCTTGAGGCTGCCAAGGAGTCTG AGGTCGAGAGCTCCCACTTTTTATTACAACATGTTCTTTCAACCACTTTTGATCAGGCGTCAGAAGAGTATGTGCAGGCGGTTAAGGATGTCAACGAGGCTGTTAAGAAGGGCGCGCAAGAGACCACCAAGATCACAAGGGCCGAGGCTGCTTCTCGAGT TCTCAAAAACACCTACAACTTCCTTCCCTCAAACTCTCCTATCCGAACTTCGACCCTTCTCGCATTGATGTCGCTCCTCGCCTCTACCCTTGACTTGTCTGCTCTTCCCCTCCCTACAtctaccctccttcctgctctctcttcatggtccatcccttcttccgaAAAGGTGTCTTTCCTCACAACTGCCTCTGGCCTCTATCAGTCCATCGGCAACCTCGCCAAGGCGCTTGAGCTTCTCACCCTTGCTTTGAAGGAGTCTGTCGAGCCTACTGTTGTCGAGAAGGCTGTTTTGCTCGCTTTAGCGGTCCCTAACCGGTTTGAATTGGATGATGTGCTTGCCGTGCAGGGCGTCAAGGAGCAGCTTGGGAAGGTCCAGGGTGTGGCCGAGTTATTTGAGGGTGATGAGGTTGAGGCTATtgagaagggcaagaagtGGGCGGCGGAGAACGTTTCTTTGATCGAGGGTGCTG GTATTCCTGGGTTCACTTCCGAGACAATCTTGAGAAAACTTCGACTTATTGCCCTTGTTGCTCTTTGCGCCAAGAGCGAGACCCGTCAACTCGAGTACGCGCCCATCGCCAAGGCTTTGGCAATCGAAGAGTCCGAGGTTGAGACTTGGGTCATTGACG CCGTCCGATCAAAGCTCATTGTCGCCCGAATTTCTCAACCCCAGTCCCTCATCCGCATCCAATCTATTTCCTCAGTCACCGCCTCTTCCCGTCGCTTTGGCCCTAATGAATGGCAGCTGCTTGAGAAGCGATTGGAAcagtggaagaagagcgtGAACGAGGCCAGGCAGGTTGTTGAGGAGGCCGAGCTTGTTGCCCAGCAAGGTTTGGGACAGCAGAggaggggagggaagaggagagaggagaagaaggagaaggaggagaaggaggaaaaggaggagcaggagtAA